The Papaver somniferum cultivar HN1 chromosome 3, ASM357369v1, whole genome shotgun sequence genome includes a region encoding these proteins:
- the LOC113360392 gene encoding protein MAINTENANCE OF MERISTEMS-like — translation MRHWPLIANELRMGEVSEVVDLVNSTGLLSVVNNLGHLTYDRPLCSAFAERYYGETDTLHLPFGEMTITPNDAKFITGLSIEGKYAQELDWDKIHAWTKEVFQWDEEKTKKEMLVGKAKQRIFHLSRLRSNFMVTKKLRHEGKAVTLQRIIATANAYVLYILGAVIFPDISGARVNANFIQLLQPFDKIQDYSWGTSILAHSLTQLRKAFRAQRNQLEGNMAFLQAWIYLHFLIFAKRAFENKDWDGQQYGNKYTYRSKPKKQRMDYLNLRRQLDNLTTKDVVFDPYKEALSKAKEKKFGCPEQALQPFVSLKAAMTSAPVLALPDFSQPFVLETDA, via the coding sequence ATGAGGCACTGGCCACTTATAGCTAATGAATTAAGAATGGGAGAAGTTTCGGAAGTGGTCGATCTAGTCAATTCTACGGGGTTGCTTTCTGTGGTCAACAATTTGGGCCACCTTACTTACGATAGacctctttgttccgcctttGCCGAGAGATACTACGGGGAAACGGATACTTTACATCTTCCGTTTGGAgaaatgacgataactccaaatgatgcgaagttcattacCGGGCTAAGCATAGAAGGTAAATACGCGCAAGAGCTTGATTGGGACAAGATTCATGCGTGGACCAAGgaagtgttccaatgggatgaggagaaGACCAAGAAGGAGATGCTAGTAGGAAAGGCAAagcagaggatattccatctctcAAGGTTGAGGAGCAACTTTATGGTAACAAAGAAGCTTCGTCATGAGGGAAAAGCGGTGACGCTGCAACGTATCATCGCCACGGCCAATGCGTATGTCCTCTATATCCTTGGAGCTGTTATCTTCCCTGACATTTCCGGTGCCCGTGTTAATGCCAACTTTATCCAGCTGTTGCAACCATTTGACAAGATACAGGACTACTCTTGGGGCACTTCCATCCTTGCACACTCTTTGACGCAGTTGAGAAAGGCTTTTAGGGCTCAAAGGAACCAACTCGAagggaatatggcttttctgcaggcgtggatatatttgcacttccTAATATTTGCTAAAAGGGCTTTTGAAAACAAGGATTGGGACGGACAACAGTATGGAAACAAGTACACCTACAGAAGTAAGCCGAAGAAACAAAGAAtggattatttgaatttgagacgcCAGTTAGACAACTTGACGACGAAGGATGTTGTCTTTGATCCTTACAAGGAGGCTTTGTCTAAAGCAAAAGAAAAGAAGTTTGGGTGCCCAGAGCAAG
- the LOC113358182 gene encoding chromatin modification-related protein eaf6-like: METEGQRSSSNPSQVLTSLMSKREKLQEELRGIEKQVHELETSYLQDSSQGGNVLKGFEGFLSSTKSTTNLKRSRKFQPEDRLFSLSSVTSPAVEEHMVGRDDGRSDFGLGRSKGAGANGQGKPKKGGGRNTPRDIRRIRPSSEHDMDDEDDLDLSLR, from the exons ATGGAGACTGAAG GACAGAGAAGCTCGTCGAATCCTTCACAAGTCCTGACATCTCTGATGAGTAAAAGAGAGAAACTTCAAGAAGAGCTAAGAGGCATCGAGAAGCAG GTGCATGAGCTGGAAACAAGCTATTTGCAAGACTCAAGTCAGGGTGGCAATGTACTGAAAGGTTTTGAAGGGTTCCTATCTTCAACTAAGAGCACCACAAA TCTAAAGCGCTCCAGGAAGTTCCAGCCTGAGGATCGGCTGTTCTCGCTATCATCTGTTACATCACCAGCA GTTGAAGAACATATGGTTGGACGAGATG ATGGAAGGTCAGATTTTGGTCTAGGCCGGTCAAAAGGCGCTGGTGCAAATGGACA GGGAAAACCAAAGAAGGGTGGTGGGAGAAATACACCCAGAGATATAAGGAGAATCAGGCCATCAAGTGAACATGATATGGACGACGAAGATGATCTAGATTTGAGCTTGAGATGA